The Romeriopsis navalis LEGE 11480 genome segment TCTTCACCGAGTAAGGTATGCGGCGCGGCAAAGGTAACAACCTGCGCGATCGCCGGATGGTCTAGCAACACCTCATCCACTTCACGGGGGGAGATTTTCTCACCACCGCGATTAATAATTTCCTTAATCCGACCCTTTAAGAAGAGATATCCCTCAGCGTCCAGTGAACCCAAATCACCGGTGCGAAACCACCCATCTGTAAAAGCTCCGGCATTCGCGTCCGGGTTATTTTGATATCCCTGAGTAACATTAGCCCCTTGGATGACAACTTCCCCCACCGCACCAACGGGTAAAAGCACACCTTGCTCATTCATGATTTGTACGGCTGGCCCAGCGGCAATTCCAACTGAACCTGGTTTACGCTGCTGGGGTGGCAGCGGGTTACTTGCCATTTGGTGCGAAGCCTCTGTCATCCCATAGGATTCAATAACTGGCGCATTGAATGCCCGTTCTAATTCGGCCATCACTTGTGGTGGCAGTGGCGCGGAGGAAGAACGGATAAACCGAATTAAGCGAGCATCAATTGGCTGTTGGTGATCAATAATACGGCTCAAAATCTGCTGATGCATCGTCGGCACAGCCGAATACCATGTCACCTGATGCGCCTCGAGCCAACCCAAGAACTCAGGCGCATAAAATCCGGGTGTACAGACAACACTTGCCCCGGCCACCATCGATGACAATAGCGCACCGATCAGACCGTGAATATGAAAGAGTGGCATCACATTCAAACAGCGATCGTCAGCTGTCAGGGACAAAACGGTTTTGACATTGTGAGCCGAGGTACAGAGATTTGTATGGGTCAGGGGCACCAATTTTGGCCGCGAGGTAGTGCCCGAAGTATGCAAGATTAAAGCCGTATCGCTTGATGTGGCAAAGTCGCAGTCAGTTTGGGGCAGTACATCCTGACCTCCAAGCTGAAAAATTCCAGCGGCAGCATTCAAATCAGGAGATAAATCAATAATCGGAATTCCCAATGACTGAGCCACATTCCGTGCTGGCTCGGCAACGCCCGACTGGATAATCAGCGCCTTAGCCTCAAGGTCCTTTAAATAAAATTCATACTCACTGGCACGATAGCCTGGATTCAACGGTGCGCAGGTTGCTCCAGCCGCTACTGACAAAAAAGCCACAGCTGCTTCTGGGCCATTAGGCAAAGCGATCGCTACCCGATCGTTGCGCTGAATTCCGATTGAGCGCAACTGACTCACAGTATTGACGACATGCTCATATAGATGCCGATAGGATAGGTCAGTACGTCCAGGGGCAAGCAATGCGACGGCATCTGGAAAACAGTCGCAACCGTTCCCAAGCATTGATAAAATGCTTTGCTTATCTATGGCTTGCAGCATATTTAGAGGTTACAAGATAGTAGTAATTGAGCTGATTTTTAACTTTAAGCAGAAAATATACTGTTTTACTCTTCATAAGATATATA includes the following:
- a CDS encoding AMP-binding protein is translated as MLQAIDKQSILSMLGNGCDCFPDAVALLAPGRTDLSYRHLYEHVVNTVSQLRSIGIQRNDRVAIALPNGPEAAVAFLSVAAGATCAPLNPGYRASEYEFYLKDLEAKALIIQSGVAEPARNVAQSLGIPIIDLSPDLNAAAGIFQLGGQDVLPQTDCDFATSSDTALILHTSGTTSRPKLVPLTHTNLCTSAHNVKTVLSLTADDRCLNVMPLFHIHGLIGALLSSMVAGASVVCTPGFYAPEFLGWLEAHQVTWYSAVPTMHQQILSRIIDHQQPIDARLIRFIRSSSAPLPPQVMAELERAFNAPVIESYGMTEASHQMASNPLPPQQRKPGSVGIAAGPAVQIMNEQGVLLPVGAVGEVVIQGANVTQGYQNNPDANAGAFTDGWFRTGDLGSLDAEGYLFLKGRIKEIINRGGEKISPREVDEVLLDHPAIAQVVTFAAPHTLLGEDVAVAVVLKSGMTVSEAALKEFAAQKLADFKIPRVVLFLDEIPKGPTGKRQRIGLAAKLGLDASDPTAERTTYVAPRTSVELMLVDIWSKVLAVEQIGIHDNFFQLGGDSILVTQIINRVRNELKVELPFLIFFQQPTIANMALRVTQLQAEIVDTKEIAQLLERIDSLSDEEAQQLLS